In Comamonas sp. lk, the following proteins share a genomic window:
- the ntrB gene encoding nitrate ABC transporter permease, whose protein sequence is MMSALIKSTPARSADQPEPANAATAAAAVSATAVQVPPSTPAPPPAAQAAKARMSLNQYLSAALNWLLPPAMGLGLLVVLWSIAASSSGGSIPTPVDTWKQALEVFSDPFYRNGPNDQGVGWNILASLQRVSVGFGLAALVGIPLGFAIGRFDFLSRMFNPLISLLRPVSPLAWLPIGLLLFKGANPAAIWTIFICSIWPMVINTAVGVQRVPQDYMNVARVLKLSEWKIATTILFPAVLPYMLTGVRLAVGTAWLVIVAAEMLTGGVGIGFWVWDEWNNLNVKNIIIAIFVIGLVGLVLEWALVKLASAFTFEEVKA, encoded by the coding sequence ATGATGAGCGCACTGATCAAATCGACCCCGGCCCGCAGCGCCGACCAGCCCGAACCAGCCAATGCAGCGACGGCAGCGGCCGCTGTGTCCGCCACTGCCGTGCAAGTGCCACCATCCACGCCAGCACCGCCGCCTGCGGCACAAGCGGCCAAGGCCAGGATGTCCTTGAACCAGTATTTGAGCGCGGCGCTCAACTGGCTGCTGCCACCGGCCATGGGTCTGGGGCTGCTGGTGGTGCTGTGGTCTATCGCCGCCAGCAGCAGCGGCGGCAGCATTCCCACGCCCGTCGATACCTGGAAGCAGGCGCTGGAGGTGTTCAGCGATCCCTTTTATCGCAACGGCCCCAACGACCAGGGCGTGGGCTGGAACATTCTGGCCTCGCTGCAGCGCGTGAGCGTGGGCTTTGGTCTGGCGGCGCTGGTCGGCATTCCGCTGGGTTTTGCCATCGGCCGCTTCGACTTTCTCTCGCGCATGTTCAACCCGCTGATCAGCCTGCTGCGCCCGGTATCGCCCCTGGCCTGGCTGCCGATTGGCTTGCTGCTGTTCAAGGGTGCCAACCCGGCAGCCATCTGGACCATCTTCATCTGCTCCATCTGGCCCATGGTCATCAACACCGCGGTAGGCGTGCAGCGCGTGCCCCAGGACTATATGAACGTGGCGCGGGTACTCAAGCTCAGCGAATGGAAGATAGCGACCACCATTCTGTTTCCGGCCGTGCTGCCTTATATGCTGACCGGCGTGCGCCTGGCCGTGGGCACGGCCTGGCTGGTGATCGTGGCGGCCGAAATGCTGACCGGCGGCGTGGGCATTGGCTTCTGGGTCTGGGACGAGTGGAACAACCTCAACGTCAAGAACATCATCATTGCGATTTTCGTGATCGGCCTGGTGGGCCTGGTGCTGGAGTGGGCACTGGTCAAGCTGGCTTCGGCATTCACATTCGAGGAGGTCAAGGCATGA
- a CDS encoding ABC transporter ATP-binding protein has protein sequence MNSHPSKQTAARFIDVQNVEQSFKTAKGVFLALQNVNLSIAQGEFVSLIGHSGCGKSTLLNLIAGLTTPTQGVLLCANKEIKGPGPERAVVFQNHSLLPWLTCYGNVYLAVERVFGKSENKAQLAERTAAALALVGLSHAAQKRPGEISGGMKQRVGIARALSMEPQVLLMDEPFGALDALTRAKLQDELLEIVARTHSTVVMVTHDVDEAVLLSDKIVMLTNGPAATIGEVLQVALPRPRNRVELAEDANYQLYRKAVIDFLYTRQGHVEKAA, from the coding sequence ATGAATTCCCATCCATCCAAACAGACTGCGGCCCGCTTCATCGATGTGCAGAACGTGGAGCAAAGCTTCAAGACCGCCAAAGGAGTGTTTCTGGCCTTGCAGAACGTCAATCTGAGCATTGCCCAGGGTGAGTTCGTGAGCCTGATCGGTCACTCGGGCTGCGGCAAGTCCACCTTGCTCAATTTGATTGCCGGATTGACCACCCCCACGCAAGGCGTGCTGCTGTGCGCCAACAAGGAGATCAAAGGCCCGGGGCCGGAGCGTGCCGTGGTGTTTCAAAACCATTCGCTGCTGCCATGGCTCACCTGCTACGGCAATGTGTATCTGGCGGTGGAGCGGGTGTTTGGCAAGAGCGAGAACAAGGCCCAGCTGGCCGAGCGTACGGCCGCCGCGCTGGCGCTGGTGGGGCTCAGCCATGCAGCCCAGAAACGGCCCGGAGAAATCTCAGGCGGCATGAAGCAGCGCGTGGGCATTGCCCGGGCGCTGTCCATGGAGCCCCAGGTCTTGCTGATGGACGAACCGTTTGGGGCGCTCGATGCGCTGACCCGTGCCAAGCTCCAGGACGAGTTGCTGGAGATCGTGGCCCGCACGCACAGCACCGTGGTCATGGTCACTCACGATGTGGATGAGGCGGTGCTGCTGTCCGACAAGATCGTGATGCTGACCAACGGGCCCGCCGCCACGATTGGCGAAGTGCTGCAGGTGGCGCTGCCGCGCCCCCGAAACCGGGTGGAGCTGGCCGAAGACGCGAACTATCAGCTATACCGCAAGGCCGTGATCGACTTTCTCTACACCCGCCAAGGGCATGTGGAAAAAGCGGCTTGA
- a CDS encoding PH domain-containing protein, with the protein MGLLDGMLGNASKMDAGKIQAEFAQILAPGERVEHAYQLIRDYFVFTDKRLVLVDKQGITGSKVDYHSVPYKSITHFSVETGGTFDLDAELKIWISGMATPVQKQFNKKLSIYEVQSVLASYVLK; encoded by the coding sequence ATGGGATTGCTGGACGGTATGTTGGGTAACGCATCCAAGATGGATGCGGGCAAGATTCAAGCGGAGTTTGCGCAGATTCTGGCGCCAGGCGAGAGGGTGGAGCATGCGTACCAACTGATCCGCGACTACTTCGTCTTTACCGACAAGCGCCTGGTGCTGGTGGACAAGCAGGGCATCACCGGCAGCAAGGTGGATTACCACTCCGTGCCCTACAAAAGCATTACCCACTTCAGCGTGGAGACCGGCGGAACCTTCGATCTGGATGCCGAGCTGAAGATCTGGATTTCCGGCATGGCGACGCCTGTGCAAAAGCAATTCAACAAGAAACTGAGCATTTACGAAGTGCAGTCGGTTCTGGCCAGCTATGTGCTGAAGTGA
- a CDS encoding CmpA/NrtA family ABC transporter substrate-binding protein has translation MSKRQSSPAFTHFEIPTASGRREFLRRSAGAASGAFLYGALGHHGAWAAGSDAPEIKEVKIGFIPLTDCASVVMASVLGLDQKYGVKITPTKEASWAGVRDKLVNGDLDFAHVLYGMVYGMHMGVGGPQKDMAVLMTLNRNGQAITLSKKLAEKGAVDAASLAKLMATEKREYTFAQTFPTGTHAMWLYYWLASAGINPIKDAKVITVPPPQMVANMRVGTMDGYCVGEPWGHRAIMDGIGITAVTSQDIWRDHPEKVLGCTGDFANKNPNTARAVMMAVMEAGRWIDASMQNKLKMAETIAAKSYVNTSVDAINQRILGRYQNGLGKTWDDPNHMKFFADGDVNYPYLSDGMWFLTQHKRWGLLKSHPDYLAVAKKINKTELYKQAASQLKVSLPKSDLRTSKLIDGSSWTGADPARYADSFAVKA, from the coding sequence ATGAGCAAGCGCCAATCGTCACCCGCTTTTACCCACTTCGAGATACCCACGGCCAGCGGGCGACGCGAATTCTTGCGTCGCAGTGCCGGCGCGGCATCGGGCGCTTTTCTCTATGGCGCTCTGGGCCACCATGGCGCCTGGGCGGCCGGCTCGGATGCGCCCGAAATCAAGGAGGTGAAAATAGGCTTTATCCCGCTGACCGATTGCGCCAGCGTGGTCATGGCCTCGGTGCTGGGGCTGGATCAGAAATACGGCGTCAAGATCACGCCCACCAAGGAGGCCAGCTGGGCCGGTGTGCGCGACAAGCTGGTCAACGGCGATCTGGACTTTGCCCATGTGCTCTACGGCATGGTTTACGGCATGCATATGGGCGTAGGCGGCCCGCAAAAAGACATGGCCGTGCTGATGACGCTCAACCGCAACGGGCAGGCCATCACCCTGTCCAAGAAACTGGCGGAAAAAGGTGCGGTGGATGCAGCTTCCCTGGCCAAGCTGATGGCCACAGAAAAGCGCGAATACACTTTTGCCCAGACCTTTCCTACGGGCACCCACGCCATGTGGTTGTACTACTGGCTGGCCAGTGCCGGTATCAACCCAATCAAGGATGCCAAGGTCATCACCGTGCCGCCGCCGCAGATGGTGGCCAATATGCGCGTGGGCACTATGGACGGCTATTGCGTGGGCGAGCCCTGGGGCCACCGCGCAATCATGGATGGCATAGGTATCACGGCCGTCACCTCGCAGGACATCTGGCGCGATCACCCCGAAAAAGTGCTGGGCTGTACCGGCGACTTTGCCAACAAGAACCCCAATACCGCACGCGCCGTGATGATGGCCGTGATGGAGGCCGGGCGCTGGATTGATGCCAGCATGCAAAACAAGCTCAAGATGGCGGAGACCATTGCCGCCAAGTCCTATGTGAACACCAGCGTGGATGCGATCAACCAGCGCATTCTGGGGCGCTATCAAAACGGTCTGGGCAAGACCTGGGACGATCCCAACCACATGAAGTTCTTTGCCGATGGCGATGTGAACTATCCCTATCTGTCGGATGGCATGTGGTTTCTCACCCAGCACAAGCGCTGGGGTTTGCTCAAAAGCCATCCGGACTACCTGGCCGTGGCCAAGAAGATCAACAAGACCGAGCTGTACAAGCAAGCGGCCTCGCAGCTGAAGGTCAGCCTGCCCAAATCGGATCTGCGCACCAGCAAGCTGATCGACGGCAGCAGCTGGACCGGTGCCGATCCTGCGCGCTACGCCGACAGCTTTGCCGTCAAGGCCTGA
- a CDS encoding DUF2809 domain-containing protein, which produces MLIIVAGLASRQGYVPFPAVLGNYPGDALWAWVVFLCVAWAKPSMTRWRLVGLSLLIAFAIEFLQLYQAPWMQALRANKLAYLVLGNGFDPLDLAAYVVGIGWGALVDACWPWRRVAQAQDLNA; this is translated from the coding sequence TTGCTCATCATCGTTGCCGGCCTGGCATCGCGCCAGGGTTATGTACCGTTTCCTGCCGTGTTGGGCAACTACCCGGGCGATGCGCTGTGGGCCTGGGTCGTGTTCCTGTGCGTGGCTTGGGCCAAGCCATCCATGACGCGGTGGCGTTTGGTCGGCCTCTCTCTGCTGATCGCTTTTGCCATCGAGTTTCTGCAGCTCTATCAGGCGCCCTGGATGCAGGCGCTGCGAGCTAACAAGCTGGCGTATCTGGTGCTGGGCAATGGCTTTGATCCGCTGGACTTGGCGGCCTATGTGGTCGGCATAGGCTGGGGCGCGCTGGTGGATGCCTGCTGGCCCTGGCGCCGTGTGGCACAAGCGCAAGACTTGAACGCTTGA
- a CDS encoding glutathione S-transferase family protein yields the protein MATPLTLYYAAGTCAQAVLIALYEADAQFTLNTLNFADHEQRSPEYLALNPKARVPALVTERGVLTEVPALLLYVAQTYPQAALAPLDDAFALAQMQDFNAYLASTVHVAHAHRMRASRWADDEAAQAAMRAKVQQNMYECFSVIEKHYLGDKPWVMGEQFTVADGYLYILASWLKGDGVDIADFPRVAAHSERMRARASVKKLP from the coding sequence TTGGCAACCCCACTCACGCTGTACTACGCTGCCGGCACCTGCGCTCAGGCCGTACTAATTGCGCTCTACGAAGCCGACGCGCAGTTCACGCTCAATACGCTGAACTTTGCCGACCATGAGCAGCGCAGCCCCGAATACCTGGCCCTCAACCCCAAGGCCCGCGTGCCTGCGCTGGTCACCGAAAGGGGCGTGCTGACCGAAGTGCCTGCGCTGCTTCTGTACGTGGCGCAGACCTATCCGCAAGCCGCTCTGGCGCCGCTGGACGATGCATTCGCGTTGGCTCAGATGCAGGATTTCAATGCCTATCTGGCCTCCACAGTGCATGTTGCCCACGCCCACCGCATGCGGGCCTCGCGCTGGGCCGACGATGAAGCCGCACAGGCCGCCATGCGCGCCAAGGTGCAGCAGAATATGTACGAATGCTTTTCCGTCATCGAGAAGCACTACCTGGGCGACAAACCATGGGTGATGGGCGAGCAATTCACCGTGGCCGATGGCTATCTGTACATCTTGGCCAGTTGGCTCAAAGGTGATGGCGTGGACATTGCCGACTTCCCCCGCGTGGCAGCCCATTCCGAGCGTATGCGGGCCAGGGCTTCGGTGAAGAAGCTGCCGTGA
- a CDS encoding Hsp70 family protein has translation MTVTSTQPAYIVGIDLGTSHTVVASVSLTGAAGDIVLLDIPQRSAAGEVVAQPLLPSVRYQAAPGELGDSWQQPWPPQGADEAAPAVIGRWARDLGTTVPGRLVASAKSWLSHTGVDRTAPILPWGAGEEVTKVSPLAASSAYLAHVKAAWDKVHPEAPLQAQTVVLTVPASFDEGARALTLEAAQLAGLPGVQLLEEPKAAFHDWLLLQGEQLAAQLADSRLVLVVDVGGGTTDLTLIRVEADPEGGLPTLTRTAVGEHLMLGGDNMDLALAHQLESAFAGEGQKLPAQRFAQLVQRCRMAKEQLLAANAPASVTVTLLGGGSRLLAKTQSVTLAREQVQQQVEEGFLPVAQIGDVPGKRQGALRGFGLPYPADAAITRHLAQFLAQHAVGADSRDLPDTVLLNGGVFHAHALAERLTQQLSAWRGSPVRVLHNPHPDWAVARGAAAYGLARAQADSIKNLPATQTGQAQDAIKSAVSVARLPQIGGGSARSYWLLLPGKTGARPQGLCLLPRGTQEGVRIVLTGRRFALKLGQAVRFNLLANSRSHTPAQAGQIAELDGEGWVELPPLSMVLPAPPSAEGGRDKAQVEVQLQASMTEVGTLEVRCVAVQDAAQSWLLSFSVRGAATGDDSNLIAVGADESSAAGLKDSNSQDARLPQALALIERIFGTQAQDVTPKQVRQLRQSLEKILGPREAWDVSLLRAMFDALLARAKRRRRTADHERVWLNLAGWCLRPGVGAQLDGWRMAQVWALYPQGLGYGKEAANWTEWWVFWRRVAAGLDEAQQMELLEDVAGQMQKAVQQTARSGGKSSHGSYDDMLRLFAAMEAVPWQYRQEMGRWMLQRLEREGETVQTWWAIGRLAARQSLAANAHLVMPPEAAQEFLDATLAQDWRKNETAMFAAVQMARMTGDRARDLPDAVREQVLEKMRSSGAPQRWIELVEQVVQMEAEDHKRSLGDSLPPGLVLL, from the coding sequence ATGACTGTCACTTCCACTCAGCCCGCTTATATAGTCGGCATCGATCTCGGCACCAGCCACACGGTCGTCGCCAGCGTTTCGCTGACCGGTGCGGCGGGCGATATTGTGTTACTCGACATTCCCCAGCGCAGCGCCGCAGGCGAAGTCGTGGCCCAGCCCCTGCTGCCTTCGGTGCGCTATCAGGCGGCACCTGGCGAGCTGGGTGATAGCTGGCAGCAGCCCTGGCCGCCGCAGGGCGCAGATGAGGCCGCGCCCGCCGTCATCGGCCGCTGGGCGCGAGATTTGGGCACGACCGTGCCTGGCCGTCTGGTGGCCAGTGCCAAAAGCTGGCTCTCGCATACCGGCGTGGATCGCACTGCGCCCATACTGCCCTGGGGCGCTGGCGAAGAGGTGACCAAGGTCTCGCCGCTGGCTGCGTCAAGCGCGTATCTGGCTCATGTCAAAGCGGCCTGGGATAAGGTTCACCCTGAAGCGCCGCTGCAGGCGCAAACCGTGGTGCTGACCGTGCCCGCCTCGTTTGACGAAGGCGCGCGCGCGTTGACGCTGGAGGCGGCGCAACTGGCCGGCTTGCCCGGTGTGCAACTGCTGGAAGAGCCCAAGGCCGCGTTTCACGACTGGCTGCTGCTGCAAGGCGAGCAGCTGGCGGCCCAACTGGCCGACAGCCGTCTGGTGCTGGTGGTAGACGTGGGCGGAGGCACCACCGATTTGACGCTGATCCGCGTGGAGGCCGACCCCGAAGGGGGCCTGCCCACGCTGACCCGCACCGCCGTGGGCGAGCATTTGATGCTGGGCGGTGACAACATGGATCTGGCGCTGGCGCATCAGCTTGAATCCGCTTTTGCGGGTGAGGGTCAGAAGCTGCCTGCACAGCGCTTTGCCCAACTGGTTCAGCGCTGCCGTATGGCCAAGGAGCAATTGCTGGCTGCCAATGCGCCGGCCAGCGTTACCGTCACCTTGCTGGGCGGCGGCAGCCGCCTGCTGGCCAAGACCCAGTCCGTCACGCTGGCCAGGGAGCAAGTGCAGCAACAGGTGGAGGAAGGATTTTTGCCTGTCGCCCAGATTGGCGATGTGCCCGGCAAGCGCCAGGGCGCTCTGCGCGGCTTTGGTCTGCCGTATCCGGCCGATGCGGCCATCACCCGGCATCTGGCGCAGTTTCTGGCCCAGCATGCGGTTGGCGCTGATTCCCGCGACTTGCCCGATACCGTGCTGCTCAACGGCGGCGTGTTCCATGCGCATGCCCTGGCCGAGCGGCTCACGCAGCAGCTGTCCGCCTGGCGCGGCAGCCCTGTACGGGTGCTGCACAACCCGCACCCGGACTGGGCCGTGGCACGCGGTGCTGCGGCCTATGGGCTGGCGCGGGCTCAAGCAGATTCGATCAAAAATCTGCCTGCAACCCAAACCGGTCAAGCGCAGGATGCTATTAAATCGGCTGTGTCTGTGGCACGCCTGCCGCAGATTGGCGGCGGCTCGGCGCGCAGCTATTGGCTGCTGCTGCCCGGCAAAACCGGCGCCAGACCGCAAGGCCTTTGCCTGCTGCCGCGCGGCACGCAAGAGGGCGTGCGCATAGTGCTGACGGGCCGCCGCTTTGCCCTCAAGTTGGGCCAGGCCGTGCGCTTTAATTTGCTGGCCAACAGTCGCAGCCACACACCAGCGCAAGCCGGGCAGATTGCCGAGCTGGATGGCGAGGGCTGGGTGGAGTTGCCGCCGCTGTCCATGGTATTGCCCGCGCCGCCTTCAGCGGAGGGCGGCAGGGACAAGGCACAGGTGGAAGTGCAGCTGCAGGCCAGCATGACCGAGGTGGGTACGCTGGAAGTGCGTTGTGTGGCCGTGCAGGATGCTGCGCAATCCTGGTTGCTGTCTTTTTCGGTACGCGGAGCGGCGACTGGTGATGATTCAAATTTGATAGCTGTTGGCGCAGATGAATCAAGCGCTGCAGGTCTCAAAGACTCCAACTCTCAAGACGCCCGGTTGCCGCAGGCGCTGGCCTTGATAGAGCGCATCTTCGGCACGCAGGCGCAGGACGTGACGCCCAAGCAGGTACGCCAGTTGCGCCAGTCGCTGGAGAAAATCTTGGGCCCGCGCGAGGCCTGGGATGTATCGCTGCTACGGGCCATGTTCGATGCCTTGCTGGCCCGTGCCAAACGCCGCCGTCGCACGGCAGACCATGAGCGGGTATGGCTCAATCTGGCAGGCTGGTGCCTGCGCCCGGGTGTGGGTGCGCAGCTGGATGGCTGGCGCATGGCCCAGGTCTGGGCCTTGTATCCCCAGGGCCTGGGTTACGGCAAGGAAGCGGCCAACTGGACCGAGTGGTGGGTGTTCTGGCGCCGTGTGGCGGCAGGGCTTGATGAGGCGCAGCAGATGGAGCTGCTGGAAGATGTGGCCGGCCAGATGCAGAAAGCCGTGCAGCAAACCGCCCGATCCGGTGGCAAATCCAGTCACGGCAGCTATGACGACATGCTGCGCCTGTTTGCTGCCATGGAAGCCGTGCCCTGGCAGTACCGCCAGGAAATGGGGCGGTGGATGCTGCAGCGCCTCGAGCGCGAAGGCGAAACCGTGCAGACCTGGTGGGCGATCGGCCGTCTGGCCGCGCGCCAGTCGCTGGCTGCCAATGCGCATCTGGTGATGCCGCCCGAAGCCGCGCAGGAGTTTCTGGACGCCACGCTGGCCCAGGACTGGCGCAAAAACGAAACCGCCATGTTCGCCGCCGTGCAAATGGCCCGCATGACCGGCGACCGCGCCCGCGATCTGCCCGATGCCGTGCGGGAGCAGGTGCTGGAAAAAATGCGCTCCAGCGGCGCGCCGCAGCGCTGGATAGAGCTGGTGGAGCAGGTGGTGCAGATGGAAGCCGAGGATCACAAACGCAGCCTGGGCGACAGCCTGCCGCCGGGGCTGGTGCTGCTGTAA
- a CDS encoding DUF5677 domain-containing protein: MRKIDEEISENYKFHIEHLPEIKKSIDFLAKEINSFIDVIDKSPGFTALVQRLQVNHFLCVIHEMNSAIYNSIITGKYTAAESLSRVSLEMSANLLYILGGDKHGRSKGYLKYHLDHKKKNFHKWDNFSNENNNEYISQKIKEKIKQFQDIEDVFYGLTDAPFEEWPKSIFEKFEKIGHKEAYRTLYSTASDAVHLLGDDVLNVVLCNFIPQDEQKGVIKNILNEKISSVIYFLTYCLVFQFEGVCKVMVRMSFDKNRINKIEEAKKVLNEILLIHEVDEIYAHEALMKNKTL; encoded by the coding sequence ATGAGAAAAATAGATGAAGAAATTAGTGAGAATTATAAATTTCACATAGAGCATCTTCCGGAAATAAAAAAATCAATTGATTTTCTTGCTAAAGAAATTAATTCTTTTATAGATGTTATTGATAAATCTCCCGGTTTTACTGCATTGGTGCAGAGGCTTCAGGTAAATCATTTTTTGTGTGTGATTCATGAAATGAACTCTGCAATTTACAATTCAATAATAACAGGAAAATATACAGCTGCTGAGTCATTGTCTCGAGTCTCATTGGAGATGTCTGCTAATTTGTTATATATATTAGGTGGGGATAAGCATGGCAGGTCTAAAGGGTATTTAAAGTATCATTTAGATCATAAAAAGAAAAATTTTCATAAATGGGATAATTTTTCGAATGAAAATAATAACGAATATATTTCGCAAAAAATTAAAGAAAAAATTAAACAATTTCAAGATATAGAAGATGTTTTTTATGGGCTAACGGATGCGCCTTTTGAGGAGTGGCCTAAATCTATTTTTGAAAAATTTGAAAAAATTGGGCATAAGGAAGCATATAGAACTTTGTATTCAACAGCTTCGGATGCTGTTCATCTTTTAGGAGATGATGTTTTGAATGTGGTGCTGTGTAACTTTATTCCTCAAGATGAGCAGAAAGGTGTTATAAAAAACATATTGAACGAAAAAATAAGCTCTGTTATATATTTTTTAACTTATTGTTTGGTTTTTCAATTTGAAGGCGTGTGTAAAGTTATGGTGAGGATGTCGTTTGATAAAAATAGGATAAATAAAATAGAAGAAGCTAAAAAAGTTTTGAATGAGATTTTGTTGATTCATGAAGTTGATGAAATATATGCTCACGAAGCTCTTATGAAAAATAAAACTCTCTGA
- a CDS encoding nitrate regulatory protein yields MKTPLHYLVAARQNEIAELEQLGSACALVSRMSQLIHALQKERGLSNIFLASEGAQGREALDQHQPWVQQAIAELSATLEAFSLGLSGAHGARLFSAIAYALQGIEALPLLRAHRDGQRLTPEESTQAYMRLVAGCLTVVFEAADSACDPDISRTLVAMFHFMQGKELTGQERAAGAAAFASGVCNAARQHHWLHLIESQDKCFQVFADFASPAVAACWQTQNQSCADMAVIERLRRIACTSPPGSTLDWALNSVWFEACSLRLDAMHQIEALLAQELESLCGQKLALARTSLSQQLQRLHLPDGMPDPAPGQLADGMQFFNGPAPGMPWPMDLGCGPQLGRSILSLVQEQAQRLQLMQTEIDKARTSLKERKTIEQAKGVLMSYRQMSESDAYKLIRQTAMNQNRRMLDVAEAVLATVDLLPAGAGTKA; encoded by the coding sequence ATGAAAACCCCTCTGCACTACCTGGTTGCGGCAAGGCAAAACGAAATTGCCGAGCTGGAGCAGCTCGGCAGCGCTTGCGCCCTGGTCAGTCGCATGTCGCAGCTGATCCATGCTCTGCAAAAAGAGCGGGGCCTGTCCAATATCTTTCTGGCCAGCGAGGGCGCGCAGGGCCGGGAGGCGCTGGATCAGCACCAGCCTTGGGTGCAGCAGGCGATCGCCGAGCTCAGTGCAACGCTGGAGGCCTTCAGCCTGGGCCTGTCCGGCGCGCATGGGGCGCGGCTTTTCAGTGCGATTGCCTATGCGCTGCAAGGAATCGAGGCCTTGCCGCTGCTGCGGGCGCACCGGGATGGACAGCGGCTGACGCCCGAGGAAAGCACGCAGGCCTATATGCGTCTGGTCGCCGGCTGTTTGACCGTGGTCTTCGAGGCCGCCGACAGCGCCTGTGATCCCGATATCTCCCGCACACTGGTGGCCATGTTTCACTTCATGCAGGGCAAGGAGCTGACAGGCCAGGAGCGGGCCGCAGGCGCGGCCGCATTTGCCAGCGGGGTTTGCAACGCGGCACGCCAGCACCACTGGCTGCATCTGATCGAGTCTCAGGACAAGTGCTTTCAGGTATTTGCGGATTTCGCATCGCCGGCGGTGGCGGCCTGCTGGCAAACGCAAAACCAGTCCTGCGCGGATATGGCGGTGATCGAACGTTTGCGCCGTATTGCCTGCACCAGCCCGCCGGGCAGCACGCTGGACTGGGCGCTCAACAGCGTCTGGTTTGAAGCCTGCTCGCTGAGGCTGGATGCCATGCACCAAATTGAAGCCCTGCTGGCGCAGGAGCTGGAGAGCCTGTGCGGGCAAAAGCTGGCGCTTGCCCGCACCAGCCTGTCTCAGCAGTTGCAGCGCTTGCATCTGCCGGACGGCATGCCAGACCCGGCTCCAGGCCAGTTGGCGGACGGCATGCAGTTCTTCAACGGGCCTGCGCCCGGCATGCCCTGGCCCATGGACCTGGGCTGCGGGCCGCAGCTGGGGCGCTCCATTTTGTCTCTGGTGCAGGAGCAGGCGCAGCGCCTGCAGCTGATGCAGACGGAAATCGACAAGGCGAGAACCTCCTTGAAGGAACGCAAGACGATTGAGCAGGCCAAGGGCGTGTTGATGAGCTACCGGCAGATGAGCGAGAGCGATGCCTACAAGCTCATACGCCAGACCGCCATGAACCAGAACCGACGCATGCTGGACGTGGCCGAGGCCGTGTTGGCGACGGTGGATTTGCTGCCTGCGGGAGCTGGCACCAAAGCGTAG